In Apium graveolens cultivar Ventura chromosome 10, ASM990537v1, whole genome shotgun sequence, the following are encoded in one genomic region:
- the LOC141691352 gene encoding RNA polymerase II C-terminal domain phosphatase-like 4 codes for MGLMPLRNRLCLVLDLDQTLLDTKFHKLSPEEQTSLSNSPIKNDLYSWNSKTRGDTYLTKLRPCVRKFLHEASKLYEMYVYTHGTRSYARTMVRFLDPHGIYFGSRILSKEDSTMNGQKGLDVVPVNKTCVVILDDTENVWATSDRSNLMVIKRYYFFDTRNGTRSLCQEGMDESVCAGPLSRALGLLQQVHKSYFQRYNIFGEELLGILLDRNGIHRQKLQGIKDGKPLCDGGSRKRKRGNDGCPSATASKRAK; via the coding sequence ATGGGGCTAATGCCACTACGAAATCGACTCTGTTTGGTTTTAGATTTGGACCAGACTCTCCTCGACACCAAATTTCACAAGCTTTCCCCTGAAGAACAAACTAGTTTATCTAACTCTCCGATAAAGAATGATTTATATAGTTGGAACTCGAAAACCAGGGGCGATACTTATTTGACAAAGTTACGCCCCTGTGTGCGCAAATTCTTACATGAAGCTAGTAAGTTGTATGAAATGTACGTGTACACGCATGGAACCCGCAGTTATGCTAGGACCATGGTTCGCTTTCTTGACCCTCACGGTATTTACTTCGGCTCCAGAATTTTATCCAAGGAGGATTCTACTATGAATGGCCAAAAGGGACTTGATGTTGTGCCTGTTAATAAAACCTGTGTTGTTATACTTGACGATACCGAGAATGTGTGGGCAACAAGTGATCGAAGTAACCTGATGGTGATTAAACGATACTATTTTTTTGATACTCGTAATGGTACTAGATCATTATGTCAAGAGGGAATGGATGAAAGTGTATGTGCAGGACCGCTGAGTCGTGCATTGGGACTACTTCAACAAGTACACAAATCGTATTTTCAGCGCTACAATATTTTTGGGGAAGAGCTTCTTGGAATTTTACTAGACAGAAATGGGATTCATCGACAGAAGCTGCAAGGGATTAAGGATGGGAAACCTTTGTGTGATGGGGGATCTCGAAAGAGGAAGAGGGGTAATGATGGATGCCCATCAGCTACTGCCAGTAAAAGGGCAAAGTGA
- the LOC141690056 gene encoding serine/threonine-protein kinase SRK2A-like isoform X2 → MKRYKYELSFQETFGNKINENVAKEIINQRSLMHPNITRFIQLVLTPTHLVIVMEYAAGGELLERTSNAGRFSENEARHFFQQLISGVSYCHSMQVSHGDLKLTNILLDGSPTGRLMICDFGFSTSYVLHSRPKSVAGTLRYIAPEVLSGTEYDGKLADVWSCGVILYVMLVGAYPFEDGKEPGNHQENMQRILGAKYEIPAYVHLSEECRNLLSRMFVARPSRRLTIREIQDHPWLLKNLPRELSNTSQAIHYRRSNYTSPLQSIDDIMKIVGEARIPPPLSTSIGGFGWKNHTDSDSVQSPLAATSFDQSMSGLRFPERSTDTNQLHAYHSDSAVSLSENYAKKATIPMLLDSSMYVRSAERSIDPNQLYSYHSDSAVSQSEHFAGIPTNLKLLDSSISNVRSAERSIEPYILHSYHSNPSASQSLSFGGNHTISNLSYSSISDVRSSEKSIVSNVSYPVKPSSYQLESLGCASEQLDCKSWTQVSSSNPSMSDVRPAEKSIMPDQLQYRSDPSASKLQTEGFAKGSISSKVLDTDYLEQLGNIDISISDT, encoded by the exons ATGAAAAGGTACAAGTATGAGCTGTCCTTCCAAGAAACTTTTGGTAACAAG ATAAATGAGAATGTTGCCAAAGAGATCATAAATCAAAGGTCACTCATGCATCCAAATATAACAAGATTCATCCAG CTGGTACTTACACCCACCCACCTTGTGATTGTGATGGAATATGCTGCTGGAGGAGAGCTCCTTGAACGCACATCAAATGCAGGGAGATTTAGTGAAAATGAG GCTCGACACTTCTTTCAGCAGCTAATCTCAGGAGTAAGCTACTGTCATTCTATG CAAGTATCCCATGGGGACTTGAAGCTAACCAATATTCTGTTGGATGGAAGCCCTACAGGGAGACTAATGATATGTGATTTTGGCTTCTCGACG TCATATGTGCTCCATTCAAGACCTAAATCAGTGGCTGGTACACTGAGGTACATTGCTCCAGAGGTTCTATCTGGTACAGAATATGATGGCAAG TTGGCAGATGTTTGGTCATGTGGAGTGATATTATATGTCATGCTAGTTGGTGCATACCCATTTGAAGACGGAAAAGAGCCCggaaatcatcaggaaaatatGCAG CGTATACTGGGTGCCAAATACGAGATCCCTGCCTATGTTCACCTATCGGAAGAATGTAGGAATCTTCTTTCTCGCATGTTTGTTGCTCGTCCAAGCAGG AGATTGACAATACGAGAAATCCAGGACCACCCATGGTTGTTGAAGAACTTGCCACGTGAGCTATCTAATACAAGTCAAGCCATACACTACAGGAGAAGTAACTACACGTCTCCTCTCCAGAGTATAGACGACATCATGAAAATTGTGGGAGAAGCCAGGATTCCTCCTCCACTTTCCACTTCAATTGGAGGCTTTGGATGGAAAAATCATACAGATTCAGATTCAGTTCAATCACCACTTGCAGCCACAAGTTTTGATCAATCAATGTCTGGCTTGCGTTTTCCTGAGCGGTCTACAGACACAAATCAATTGCATGCCTATCATTCAGATTCAGCAGTATCACTGTCAGAAAATTATGCAAAAAAGGCTACAATTCCAATGCTATTAGATTCATCAATGTATGTCCGTTCAGCCGAAAGGTCTATAGACCCAAACCAATTATATTCCTATCATTCAGACTCGGCAGTATCCCAGTCCGAACATTTTGCAGGAATCCCTACAAATTTAAAGCTACTGGATTCATCGATTTCTAATGTGCGTTCAGCAGAGAGGTCTATAGAGCCATACATATTACATTCCTATCATTCAAATCCATCAGCATCTCAGTCCTTAAGTTTTGGAGGAAATCATACAATTTCAAATCTATCTTATTCATCTATTTCTGATGTGCGCTCATCTGAAAAATCTATAGTTTCAAATGTGTCATATCCCGTAAAACCATCAAGTTATCAACTGGAATCTCTAGGTTGTGCCTCCGAACAACTAGATTGCAAGAGCTGGACACAAGTTAGTAGTTCAAATCCGTCAATGTCTGATGTGCGTCCAGCTGAAAAGTCTATAATGCCTGACCAATTACAGTATCGTTCTGATCCATCAGCTTCTAAACTGCAGACTGAAGGCTTCGCAAAAGGTTCTATCAGTTCAAAAGTTCTAGATACCGATTACTTGGAACAATTAGGGAATATCGATATATCCATATCTGATACGTGA
- the LOC141690056 gene encoding serine/threonine-protein kinase SRK2A-like isoform X1 encodes MDQYEFVRDIGSGSFGLAKLMMKKETKELVAVKFIERGPKINENVAKEIINQRSLMHPNITRFIQLVLTPTHLVIVMEYAAGGELLERTSNAGRFSENEARHFFQQLISGVSYCHSMQVSHGDLKLTNILLDGSPTGRLMICDFGFSTSYVLHSRPKSVAGTLRYIAPEVLSGTEYDGKLADVWSCGVILYVMLVGAYPFEDGKEPGNHQENMQRILGAKYEIPAYVHLSEECRNLLSRMFVARPSRRLTIREIQDHPWLLKNLPRELSNTSQAIHYRRSNYTSPLQSIDDIMKIVGEARIPPPLSTSIGGFGWKNHTDSDSVQSPLAATSFDQSMSGLRFPERSTDTNQLHAYHSDSAVSLSENYAKKATIPMLLDSSMYVRSAERSIDPNQLYSYHSDSAVSQSEHFAGIPTNLKLLDSSISNVRSAERSIEPYILHSYHSNPSASQSLSFGGNHTISNLSYSSISDVRSSEKSIVSNVSYPVKPSSYQLESLGCASEQLDCKSWTQVSSSNPSMSDVRPAEKSIMPDQLQYRSDPSASKLQTEGFAKGSISSKVLDTDYLEQLGNIDISISDT; translated from the exons ATGGACCAGTATGAGTTTGTGAGGGATATTGGGTCAGGGAGTTTTGGTTTGGCGAAGCTTATGATGAAAAAGGAAACTAAAGAACTGGTTGCCGTAAAATTTATTGAAAGAGGACCAAAG ATAAATGAGAATGTTGCCAAAGAGATCATAAATCAAAGGTCACTCATGCATCCAAATATAACAAGATTCATCCAG CTGGTACTTACACCCACCCACCTTGTGATTGTGATGGAATATGCTGCTGGAGGAGAGCTCCTTGAACGCACATCAAATGCAGGGAGATTTAGTGAAAATGAG GCTCGACACTTCTTTCAGCAGCTAATCTCAGGAGTAAGCTACTGTCATTCTATG CAAGTATCCCATGGGGACTTGAAGCTAACCAATATTCTGTTGGATGGAAGCCCTACAGGGAGACTAATGATATGTGATTTTGGCTTCTCGACG TCATATGTGCTCCATTCAAGACCTAAATCAGTGGCTGGTACACTGAGGTACATTGCTCCAGAGGTTCTATCTGGTACAGAATATGATGGCAAG TTGGCAGATGTTTGGTCATGTGGAGTGATATTATATGTCATGCTAGTTGGTGCATACCCATTTGAAGACGGAAAAGAGCCCggaaatcatcaggaaaatatGCAG CGTATACTGGGTGCCAAATACGAGATCCCTGCCTATGTTCACCTATCGGAAGAATGTAGGAATCTTCTTTCTCGCATGTTTGTTGCTCGTCCAAGCAGG AGATTGACAATACGAGAAATCCAGGACCACCCATGGTTGTTGAAGAACTTGCCACGTGAGCTATCTAATACAAGTCAAGCCATACACTACAGGAGAAGTAACTACACGTCTCCTCTCCAGAGTATAGACGACATCATGAAAATTGTGGGAGAAGCCAGGATTCCTCCTCCACTTTCCACTTCAATTGGAGGCTTTGGATGGAAAAATCATACAGATTCAGATTCAGTTCAATCACCACTTGCAGCCACAAGTTTTGATCAATCAATGTCTGGCTTGCGTTTTCCTGAGCGGTCTACAGACACAAATCAATTGCATGCCTATCATTCAGATTCAGCAGTATCACTGTCAGAAAATTATGCAAAAAAGGCTACAATTCCAATGCTATTAGATTCATCAATGTATGTCCGTTCAGCCGAAAGGTCTATAGACCCAAACCAATTATATTCCTATCATTCAGACTCGGCAGTATCCCAGTCCGAACATTTTGCAGGAATCCCTACAAATTTAAAGCTACTGGATTCATCGATTTCTAATGTGCGTTCAGCAGAGAGGTCTATAGAGCCATACATATTACATTCCTATCATTCAAATCCATCAGCATCTCAGTCCTTAAGTTTTGGAGGAAATCATACAATTTCAAATCTATCTTATTCATCTATTTCTGATGTGCGCTCATCTGAAAAATCTATAGTTTCAAATGTGTCATATCCCGTAAAACCATCAAGTTATCAACTGGAATCTCTAGGTTGTGCCTCCGAACAACTAGATTGCAAGAGCTGGACACAAGTTAGTAGTTCAAATCCGTCAATGTCTGATGTGCGTCCAGCTGAAAAGTCTATAATGCCTGACCAATTACAGTATCGTTCTGATCCATCAGCTTCTAAACTGCAGACTGAAGGCTTCGCAAAAGGTTCTATCAGTTCAAAAGTTCTAGATACCGATTACTTGGAACAATTAGGGAATATCGATATATCCATATCTGATACGTGA
- the LOC141690056 gene encoding uncharacterized protein LOC141690056 isoform X3 produces the protein MLLEESSLNAHQMQGDLVKMRVTIKIRSATLYVGNFQARHFFQQLISGVSYCHSMQVSHGDLKLTNILLDGSPTGRLMICDFGFSTSYVLHSRPKSVAGTLRYIAPEVLSGTEYDGKLADVWSCGVILYVMLVGAYPFEDGKEPGNHQENMQRILGAKYEIPAYVHLSEECRNLLSRMFVARPSRRLTIREIQDHPWLLKNLPRELSNTSQAIHYRRSNYTSPLQSIDDIMKIVGEARIPPPLSTSIGGFGWKNHTDSDSVQSPLAATSFDQSMSGLRFPERSTDTNQLHAYHSDSAVSLSENYAKKATIPMLLDSSMYVRSAERSIDPNQLYSYHSDSAVSQSEHFAGIPTNLKLLDSSISNVRSAERSIEPYILHSYHSNPSASQSLSFGGNHTISNLSYSSISDVRSSEKSIVSNVSYPVKPSSYQLESLGCASEQLDCKSWTQVSSSNPSMSDVRPAEKSIMPDQLQYRSDPSASKLQTEGFAKGSISSKVLDTDYLEQLGNIDISISDT, from the exons ATGCTGCTGGAGGAGAGCTCCTTGAACGCACATCAAATGCAGGGAGATTTAGTGAAAATGAG AGTTACCATTAAGATTCGATCAGCTACTCTTTATGTGGGAAACTTTCAGGCTCGACACTTCTTTCAGCAGCTAATCTCAGGAGTAAGCTACTGTCATTCTATG CAAGTATCCCATGGGGACTTGAAGCTAACCAATATTCTGTTGGATGGAAGCCCTACAGGGAGACTAATGATATGTGATTTTGGCTTCTCGACG TCATATGTGCTCCATTCAAGACCTAAATCAGTGGCTGGTACACTGAGGTACATTGCTCCAGAGGTTCTATCTGGTACAGAATATGATGGCAAG TTGGCAGATGTTTGGTCATGTGGAGTGATATTATATGTCATGCTAGTTGGTGCATACCCATTTGAAGACGGAAAAGAGCCCggaaatcatcaggaaaatatGCAG CGTATACTGGGTGCCAAATACGAGATCCCTGCCTATGTTCACCTATCGGAAGAATGTAGGAATCTTCTTTCTCGCATGTTTGTTGCTCGTCCAAGCAGG AGATTGACAATACGAGAAATCCAGGACCACCCATGGTTGTTGAAGAACTTGCCACGTGAGCTATCTAATACAAGTCAAGCCATACACTACAGGAGAAGTAACTACACGTCTCCTCTCCAGAGTATAGACGACATCATGAAAATTGTGGGAGAAGCCAGGATTCCTCCTCCACTTTCCACTTCAATTGGAGGCTTTGGATGGAAAAATCATACAGATTCAGATTCAGTTCAATCACCACTTGCAGCCACAAGTTTTGATCAATCAATGTCTGGCTTGCGTTTTCCTGAGCGGTCTACAGACACAAATCAATTGCATGCCTATCATTCAGATTCAGCAGTATCACTGTCAGAAAATTATGCAAAAAAGGCTACAATTCCAATGCTATTAGATTCATCAATGTATGTCCGTTCAGCCGAAAGGTCTATAGACCCAAACCAATTATATTCCTATCATTCAGACTCGGCAGTATCCCAGTCCGAACATTTTGCAGGAATCCCTACAAATTTAAAGCTACTGGATTCATCGATTTCTAATGTGCGTTCAGCAGAGAGGTCTATAGAGCCATACATATTACATTCCTATCATTCAAATCCATCAGCATCTCAGTCCTTAAGTTTTGGAGGAAATCATACAATTTCAAATCTATCTTATTCATCTATTTCTGATGTGCGCTCATCTGAAAAATCTATAGTTTCAAATGTGTCATATCCCGTAAAACCATCAAGTTATCAACTGGAATCTCTAGGTTGTGCCTCCGAACAACTAGATTGCAAGAGCTGGACACAAGTTAGTAGTTCAAATCCGTCAATGTCTGATGTGCGTCCAGCTGAAAAGTCTATAATGCCTGACCAATTACAGTATCGTTCTGATCCATCAGCTTCTAAACTGCAGACTGAAGGCTTCGCAAAAGGTTCTATCAGTTCAAAAGTTCTAGATACCGATTACTTGGAACAATTAGGGAATATCGATATATCCATATCTGATACGTGA